From a single Catenulispora sp. EB89 genomic region:
- a CDS encoding carboxylesterase/lipase family protein — protein MQAWTFWRRRYFAGVVTAVAMAVVAVVPSLGYSATRQAQPSAAPPACSAGTLVSTGSGPVCGITAGQQTSYLDIPFAAPPLGNLRWTPPQPVQPWTTTYQATQRGPGCLVPSFPPGQVQPGTSENCLFLEVQEPAGTRPGQRLPVMFEIHGGGFLGEARDDDGTNFVGAGPAIYVYAAYRLGVMGFLADQALGPHSGDFGLQDQQAALRWVKDNIAGFGGDPGNVTIFGESAGGASVCDQIASPTANGLFQRGISISGYYNFDVNTIWWPADCKSAIPDEAQGQHLGAQLAAKVGCANTPDVAACLRALPADTLVVNGGQGLDPTSGGAIGPIVNGTTLTMSASQAFARGRVNRVKAIIGVGRDEFNGGVYLNTPGHPVIADTTAQYEQLVRQQFGPLAPTVLRLYPVQHYPSPSPFIAYRTVMADAFSVCPSLQSYAKLSRAIPVYAYEDDDADSPGQTLPLGANHSAINRLAHDVPATLDPNQLALQQQVLSEWTGFARTGTPTAPGTPPWTPFAAPGNPVMSLQAGGDSTLVPASSIAAQHNCQFWDAVNRTAPWAS, from the coding sequence GTGCAAGCTTGGACTTTTTGGCGTCGACGGTACTTCGCCGGCGTCGTCACCGCCGTCGCGATGGCGGTCGTGGCCGTCGTACCCAGCCTCGGCTATTCGGCCACACGTCAGGCCCAGCCGTCGGCCGCGCCACCGGCCTGCTCCGCGGGGACCCTCGTGTCGACCGGCAGCGGCCCGGTGTGCGGCATCACCGCCGGCCAGCAGACCTCGTACCTTGATATCCCGTTCGCGGCCCCGCCGCTGGGGAACCTGCGCTGGACCCCGCCGCAGCCGGTGCAGCCGTGGACGACGACCTACCAGGCCACCCAGCGCGGGCCAGGATGTCTCGTGCCGAGCTTCCCGCCGGGCCAGGTGCAGCCCGGCACCAGCGAGAACTGCCTGTTCCTCGAAGTCCAGGAGCCGGCGGGCACGCGGCCGGGCCAGCGGCTGCCGGTGATGTTCGAGATCCACGGCGGCGGGTTCCTCGGTGAGGCCCGCGACGACGACGGGACGAACTTCGTCGGCGCCGGCCCGGCCATCTACGTGTACGCGGCGTACCGGCTGGGGGTCATGGGGTTCCTGGCCGACCAGGCGCTGGGCCCGCACAGCGGCGACTTCGGGCTGCAGGACCAGCAGGCGGCCCTGCGCTGGGTCAAGGACAACATCGCCGGATTCGGCGGCGACCCCGGCAACGTGACCATCTTCGGCGAGTCCGCGGGCGGCGCCAGCGTCTGCGACCAGATCGCCTCGCCGACCGCCAACGGCCTGTTCCAGCGCGGCATCAGCATCAGCGGCTACTACAACTTCGACGTCAACACCATCTGGTGGCCCGCGGACTGCAAGTCGGCGATCCCGGACGAGGCCCAGGGCCAGCACCTCGGCGCGCAACTCGCCGCCAAGGTCGGCTGCGCGAACACCCCCGACGTCGCCGCCTGCCTGCGGGCCCTGCCGGCCGACACCCTCGTCGTCAACGGCGGCCAAGGCCTCGACCCAACCAGCGGCGGAGCCATCGGCCCGATCGTCAACGGCACAACCCTGACCATGTCGGCGAGCCAGGCCTTCGCCCGCGGCCGCGTCAACCGGGTCAAGGCCATCATCGGCGTCGGCCGCGACGAATTCAACGGCGGCGTCTACCTGAACACCCCCGGCCACCCCGTAATCGCCGACACGACCGCACAGTACGAGCAACTGGTACGCCAGCAGTTCGGCCCCCTGGCACCCACCGTGCTCCGGCTCTACCCGGTGCAGCACTACCCGTCCCCATCCCCGTTCATCGCCTACCGAACAGTGATGGCCGACGCCTTCAGCGTGTGCCCCTCCCTGCAGAGCTACGCGAAGCTGTCCAGAGCCATCCCGGTCTACGCCTACGAAGACGACGACGCGGACTCCCCAGGCCAAACACTGCCCCTCGGCGCCAACCACAGCGCCATCAACAGGCTCGCCCACGACGTGCCCGCAACCCTGGACCCGAACCAACTCGCGCTCCAGCAACAGGTCCTGTCCGAATGGACCGGCTTCGCCCGCACCGGCACCCCAACCGCCCCCGGCACCCCGCCCTGGACGCCATTCGCGGCCCCCGGCAACCCGGTCATGTCGCTACAGGCGGGCGGGGACAGCACGCTCGTTCCGGCGAGCTCGATCGCGGCGCAGCACAACTGCCAGTTCTGGGACGCGGTCAACCGGACTGCGCCGTGGGCGTCCTGA
- a CDS encoding glycosyl hydrolase family 28-related protein has translation MVFASAATLVAAIPVAVVSLASSAVATPATHAAHAAAAPAAAGAAAATGGSGANLPYTEVEAEHEPTNGTVIGPSYTAGQLADEASGRKAVTLQGTGRYVTFTTPVATNSIDFRYSIPDSATGSTYTAPLSLYINGAKQTDFTLTNAYSWYYGTYPFTNNPSNGKPHHFYDEAHRLLSTTYPAGTTFKLQVDSEDSASSYTVDLADFENVAAPASQPAGSVSVTSKGADPTGATDATSAFNAAIAAAGHGGTVWIPPGTFDIPGHIAVNNVTIAGAGMWYSTVAGTAPGFYGNSAPNPSTNVHLSNFAISGNVQIRNDSAQVNGIGGAMSNSSVSNVWIEHMKVGAWMDGPMSNLTFSGMRIRDTTADGINLHGGVTGSTVTTSNIRNTGDDGIALWADASIGADSQDTISNNTVQLQQLANGIAGYGGNSNTISGNLVVDSGISQGGGIHIGQRFKSTPVGLYTIQNNTMLRDGDLDPNWKFGVGALWFDAQQATIAGPINVTNALIEQSPYEAVQWIQGTVNGVNLDTVTIAGTGTFAFQDQTGASVTLKNVTGTGIAQANQGKTPSYSCDGGNFKVTDDGGNSGVLPTSCTTTSPTPVYPPYPSVATATAR, from the coding sequence GTGGTGTTCGCCAGCGCTGCGACGCTTGTCGCCGCGATACCCGTGGCCGTGGTCAGCCTGGCTTCGAGCGCTGTCGCGACGCCTGCGACTCACGCGGCTCACGCGGCTGCGGCCCCGGCTGCGGCTGGCGCTGCGGCAGCGACCGGCGGTAGCGGCGCGAACCTGCCGTACACCGAAGTCGAAGCCGAGCACGAGCCGACGAACGGCACCGTCATCGGTCCCAGCTACACCGCGGGCCAACTCGCCGACGAGGCGTCCGGCCGCAAGGCGGTGACGCTTCAGGGCACCGGCCGGTACGTCACCTTCACCACGCCGGTGGCCACGAACTCGATCGATTTCCGTTACAGCATCCCGGATTCGGCGACCGGTTCGACCTACACCGCGCCGCTGTCGCTGTACATCAACGGCGCCAAGCAGACCGACTTCACGCTGACCAACGCCTACAGCTGGTACTACGGCACGTACCCGTTCACCAACAACCCCAGCAACGGCAAGCCGCACCACTTCTACGACGAGGCCCACCGGCTCCTGTCCACGACCTATCCGGCCGGTACTACCTTCAAGCTGCAGGTCGACTCCGAGGACTCGGCCTCCTCCTACACCGTCGACCTCGCCGACTTCGAGAACGTGGCCGCACCCGCGAGCCAGCCCGCCGGCTCGGTGTCGGTGACCAGCAAGGGCGCCGACCCGACCGGCGCGACCGACGCGACGAGCGCGTTCAACGCCGCGATCGCCGCAGCCGGACACGGCGGCACGGTGTGGATCCCGCCGGGCACGTTCGACATCCCCGGCCACATCGCGGTGAACAATGTGACCATCGCCGGCGCGGGCATGTGGTACTCGACCGTCGCCGGCACAGCGCCCGGCTTCTACGGCAACTCCGCGCCGAACCCGAGCACCAACGTGCACCTGTCGAACTTCGCCATCTCCGGCAACGTCCAGATCCGCAACGACAGCGCGCAGGTCAACGGGATCGGCGGCGCCATGAGCAACTCCAGCGTGTCGAACGTGTGGATCGAGCACATGAAGGTCGGGGCCTGGATGGACGGGCCCATGTCGAACCTGACCTTCTCCGGCATGCGGATCCGCGACACCACCGCCGACGGCATCAACCTGCACGGCGGCGTCACCGGCTCGACCGTCACCACCAGCAATATCCGCAACACCGGCGACGACGGCATCGCGCTGTGGGCCGACGCCAGCATCGGGGCGGATTCGCAGGACACGATCTCCAACAACACGGTGCAGCTCCAGCAACTCGCCAACGGCATCGCCGGCTACGGCGGGAACAGCAACACCATCAGCGGCAACCTGGTCGTCGACAGCGGCATCAGCCAGGGCGGCGGCATCCACATCGGCCAACGCTTCAAGTCGACCCCCGTGGGCCTCTACACGATCCAGAACAACACGATGCTCCGCGACGGCGACCTCGACCCCAACTGGAAGTTCGGCGTCGGCGCCCTGTGGTTCGACGCCCAACAGGCCACCATCGCCGGCCCGATCAACGTCACCAACGCCCTGATCGAGCAGAGCCCGTACGAGGCCGTCCAGTGGATCCAGGGCACCGTCAACGGCGTCAACCTGGACACCGTCACCATCGCCGGTACCGGCACCTTCGCCTTCCAGGACCAGACCGGCGCCTCGGTGACGCTGAAGAACGTCACCGGCACCGGCATCGCCCAGGCCAACCAGGGTAAGACCCCCAGCTACAGCTGCGACGGCGGCAACTTCAAGGTCACGGATGACGGCGGCAACTCCGGCGTCCTCCCGACGAGCTGCACCACGACCAGCCCGACACCGGTCTACCCGCCCTACCCGTCGGTCGCGACCGCGACCGCGCGGTAG
- a CDS encoding beta-galactosidase — MKFKKSTKRLPIPLPVAVVGAVLAVVALVTAPLVTAEATTSARTSSAAPAAAKPAEPGNPAAPVAKAAASATPFWSTQLKWDNNGTPWSQSSFAALKADGLTSAEIDMSWNAVEPSNGTFTYSELDQEISNASAAGVRLVLIFWYSGWKGSPAAWATSHEVTNTGAASTTPAWWDPTDEPAYLTYVTNTVKHVAGEAGYGGSILDYGRLDAVWGSSVSGAVDGWAPADIAEFHNVYLPQKYSSISAFNSANKTSYSSFSQVPAATPGQALANVYQLFRLWTVQQIYGQLAADVRGVSASTPLYYYSGGHIGNWATFENVPEVLFSLAKRYNITVIQDCSESSGIDLLFASMGRAYGVNVATEWTAPSDSTQLAAQAVKWIGNYGMMLPNGGGTDFFIHDGTQKDVVAFPIYTNWLANIKSLSGAYPQQPVAVYIDASAAYGNASGPNLGAPENTIAALWDGYQAGFSVVTSEEVNTAVVKLSQYKAVLPMNGVDANLTAYKNGGGNLLTAGSQLAQYAPAYAKLANSGIVQIVPAVAAAKTSAQLTIADITSGTAYNNVITVNPAGLGLVSGSYHLVNASGATIPQKAVSGGVCASASLAAASLTKWSMVAGGVPSGTPTPSGC, encoded by the coding sequence ATGAAGTTCAAGAAAAGTACGAAGCGATTGCCGATACCGCTTCCGGTGGCCGTCGTCGGCGCCGTGCTCGCGGTCGTCGCGCTGGTCACCGCGCCGTTGGTGACGGCCGAGGCCACCACCTCGGCGAGGACGTCTAGTGCGGCGCCGGCCGCGGCCAAGCCCGCCGAGCCCGGCAATCCCGCGGCGCCCGTCGCTAAGGCGGCCGCGTCGGCCACTCCGTTCTGGTCCACGCAGCTGAAGTGGGACAACAACGGCACGCCGTGGTCGCAGTCCAGCTTCGCCGCGCTCAAGGCCGACGGCCTGACCTCCGCCGAGATCGACATGTCCTGGAACGCTGTCGAGCCGTCGAACGGCACGTTCACCTACAGCGAGCTGGACCAGGAGATCTCCAACGCCTCGGCCGCCGGCGTCCGTCTGGTGCTCATATTCTGGTACTCCGGCTGGAAGGGCAGCCCCGCCGCCTGGGCCACCAGCCACGAGGTCACCAACACCGGCGCGGCGAGCACCACCCCGGCTTGGTGGGACCCCACCGACGAGCCGGCCTACCTCACCTACGTCACCAACACGGTCAAGCACGTCGCGGGTGAGGCGGGCTACGGCGGCAGCATCCTGGACTACGGCCGGCTCGACGCGGTCTGGGGGAGCTCGGTCAGCGGCGCGGTCGACGGCTGGGCCCCGGCCGACATCGCCGAGTTCCACAACGTGTACCTGCCGCAGAAGTACAGCAGCATCAGCGCCTTCAACAGCGCGAACAAGACCTCGTACTCTTCGTTCTCGCAGGTGCCGGCGGCCACGCCGGGGCAGGCGCTCGCCAACGTCTACCAGCTGTTCCGGCTGTGGACTGTGCAGCAGATCTACGGGCAGCTGGCCGCCGACGTGCGCGGAGTCAGTGCTTCGACGCCGCTGTACTACTACTCCGGCGGCCACATCGGGAACTGGGCGACGTTCGAGAACGTGCCCGAAGTCCTGTTCTCGCTGGCGAAGAGGTACAACATCACCGTCATCCAGGACTGTTCGGAGTCCTCGGGGATCGACCTGCTGTTCGCGAGCATGGGCCGGGCCTACGGCGTGAACGTCGCCACGGAGTGGACCGCGCCGAGTGACAGCACGCAGCTCGCGGCGCAGGCGGTGAAGTGGATCGGGAACTACGGCATGATGCTCCCGAACGGCGGAGGGACGGACTTCTTCATCCACGACGGCACGCAGAAGGACGTCGTCGCCTTCCCGATCTACACCAACTGGCTGGCGAACATCAAAAGCCTGTCCGGGGCGTACCCGCAGCAGCCGGTGGCCGTGTACATCGACGCCTCCGCGGCCTATGGCAACGCCTCCGGCCCCAACCTCGGCGCGCCGGAGAACACCATCGCAGCCCTCTGGGACGGCTACCAGGCCGGCTTCAGCGTGGTCACCAGCGAAGAGGTCAACACCGCGGTCGTCAAGCTCTCGCAGTACAAGGCAGTCCTGCCGATGAACGGCGTGGACGCGAACCTGACCGCGTACAAGAACGGCGGCGGAAACCTGCTGACGGCCGGTTCGCAGCTGGCACAGTACGCCCCGGCGTACGCGAAGCTCGCGAACAGCGGCATCGTGCAGATCGTCCCGGCCGTCGCGGCCGCGAAGACCAGCGCGCAGCTGACGATCGCCGACATCACCTCGGGGACCGCGTACAACAACGTGATCACCGTGAACCCGGCCGGGCTCGGCCTGGTCTCCGGTAGCTACCACCTCGTCAACGCGAGCGGCGCCACGATTCCGCAGAAAGCGGTCTCCGGTGGCGTGTGCGCCTCGGCCAGTCTTGCCGCGGCTTCGTTGACCAAGTGGTCGATGGTGGCCGGCGGCGTGCCGTCGGGAACTCCTACTCCGTCAGGATGCTGA
- a CDS encoding sigma-70 family RNA polymerase sigma factor — protein sequence MTEANRAPDARTVEAARSGDGPALDALIGAYLPLVYNVVGRALRRSVEVDDVVQEVMFQAVRDLPQLRDPEAFRSWLVAIAMREVRRHDSRRRSAPDAAQYEAEALADPGADFVDLTIAALGLAAQRLETAQATRWLDAEDRQLLSLWWLETAGHLTRAELAAAMDVSASKAAVLVHRTKARLETARSVVRALAATPRCPELAGVCARWDGRPEGLWRKRIARHVRECPTCGVLQQDLVPAEFLLAGLALVPVAVGLRVTVTALTMKGVGSGAASALGRRVASRAGNRAGSGSANRAANRAAGRTVRQAAGRSHGIVHWASLSAAGKATVAGFVALAVVAGGAGIRYATASPARAADSLGTTTTTTATAPTTPGSSAPATSAANPPSSPHPTTPKPTQPSSVPSSPSPSSTIVNTALPVRAAFYYPWYPENFANNGSHYTPSAGDYSVDQVSTVDRQIRDMQYGGLQAGIISWWGQGRREDKRTPLLMAEAAKLGFSWSAYYEQEAYGDPSSAQIAADLIYLRKYSDQKAWLHINGLPVIFVYADGSDGCGMATRWAQANATAHYYVVLKVFGGYRQCADQPQGWHQYVDDLDVQNGYSAVTSPGFWKYDTQTPAVARDPARFQQDVTTVARSGDPFQLIISYNEWGEGTAAESATAWASASGHGVYMDILHQVFGQYPR from the coding sequence ATGACGGAAGCGAACCGGGCGCCGGACGCGAGGACGGTCGAAGCAGCCCGCTCCGGCGACGGACCGGCCCTGGACGCGCTGATCGGCGCGTATCTGCCGCTGGTCTACAACGTCGTCGGACGGGCACTGCGGCGCTCCGTCGAGGTGGACGACGTGGTCCAGGAGGTCATGTTCCAAGCCGTGCGCGACCTGCCGCAGCTGCGCGATCCCGAGGCCTTCCGCTCCTGGCTGGTGGCCATCGCGATGCGCGAGGTGCGCCGCCACGACAGCCGCCGGCGGTCGGCGCCGGACGCCGCACAGTACGAGGCCGAGGCGCTGGCCGATCCGGGGGCCGACTTCGTAGACCTGACCATCGCCGCGCTCGGTCTCGCCGCGCAGCGGCTGGAAACGGCGCAGGCCACGCGGTGGCTGGACGCCGAAGACCGGCAGCTGCTCTCGCTGTGGTGGCTGGAGACCGCCGGCCATCTGACGCGGGCCGAACTGGCGGCCGCGATGGACGTCAGCGCTTCGAAGGCCGCCGTCCTCGTGCACCGGACCAAGGCACGGCTGGAGACGGCGCGCTCGGTGGTGCGTGCGCTGGCCGCCACGCCGCGCTGCCCGGAGCTGGCCGGGGTCTGCGCGCGCTGGGACGGTCGGCCCGAGGGGTTGTGGCGCAAGCGCATCGCCCGACACGTGCGCGAGTGCCCGACCTGCGGCGTGCTCCAGCAGGACCTGGTTCCCGCCGAGTTCCTGTTGGCGGGCTTGGCGTTGGTGCCGGTCGCCGTCGGACTGCGGGTCACGGTGACGGCGCTGACGATGAAGGGTGTGGGCTCCGGAGCCGCCTCCGCTCTCGGTCGGCGCGTCGCGAGTCGTGCCGGGAATCGTGCCGGGAGCGGTAGCGCGAATCGTGCCGCGAATCGTGCCGCGGGTCGCACCGTGCGTCAGGCGGCCGGGCGCAGTCATGGCATCGTGCACTGGGCATCCCTGTCCGCCGCGGGCAAGGCGACCGTCGCGGGATTCGTGGCGCTCGCCGTCGTGGCCGGGGGAGCGGGCATCCGGTACGCGACCGCCTCCCCGGCGCGAGCCGCCGACAGCCTCGGCACGACCACCACCACTACCGCCACGGCTCCGACGACACCGGGTTCGTCCGCACCGGCGACGTCCGCCGCTAACCCGCCCTCGTCCCCACACCCCACGACGCCGAAGCCGACGCAGCCGAGCTCGGTCCCGTCCTCCCCCTCGCCTTCCTCGACGATCGTCAACACCGCGCTCCCGGTGCGCGCGGCCTTCTACTACCCCTGGTATCCCGAGAACTTCGCCAACAACGGCAGCCACTACACCCCGTCCGCCGGCGACTACAGCGTGGACCAGGTGTCGACCGTGGACCGGCAGATCCGGGACATGCAGTACGGCGGGCTCCAGGCCGGGATCATCTCGTGGTGGGGCCAGGGACGCCGCGAGGACAAGCGGACGCCGCTGTTGATGGCCGAGGCGGCGAAGCTCGGCTTCTCCTGGTCGGCGTACTACGAGCAGGAGGCCTACGGCGACCCCTCGTCCGCCCAGATCGCCGCCGACCTGATCTATCTGCGCAAGTACTCTGACCAGAAGGCGTGGCTGCACATCAACGGCCTGCCGGTCATCTTCGTCTACGCCGACGGCTCGGACGGCTGCGGCATGGCCACGCGCTGGGCTCAGGCGAACGCCACCGCGCACTACTACGTGGTCCTCAAGGTCTTCGGCGGCTACCGTCAGTGCGCCGACCAGCCTCAGGGCTGGCACCAGTATGTGGACGACCTCGACGTTCAGAACGGCTACTCGGCCGTGACCTCACCTGGGTTCTGGAAGTACGACACGCAGACCCCGGCCGTTGCGCGCGATCCCGCACGGTTCCAACAGGACGTGACCACGGTCGCCCGCTCCGGAGACCCGTTCCAGCTGATCATCTCCTACAACGAGTGGGGCGAGGGCACCGCCGCCGAGTCGGCCACCGCCTGGGCCAGCGCCAGCGGGCACGGGGTCTACATGGACATCCTGCATCAGGTGTTCGGCCAGTACCCGCGATGA
- a CDS encoding cellulase family glycosylhydrolase gives MAKTAASASGTIVGQQSGRCVDAQGAGTANGTVVQLYDCNGTGAQQWQARSDGSILNPNSSRCLDVTGAGTANGTRVQLYDCNGTGAQRWTVNSNGTVTNANSGRCLDANGAANGSYLQIWDCTGGANQKWTVNGTGGGGGGGFWSQIHAGWNLGNSFDTSCDETCWGNPATTKPMIDLISTKFNYLRIPVTWYPHLTSGAPNYTVDPNFLARLKQVVDWAISDNMYVDVNIHHDGGGGNWLVPSTAGMATTEPEFIALWRQIAGYFNGEGDHLLFEAMNEPQDANGGNRYGGGTSDNWGPINTLNQDFVNTVRAVGGNDATRWLIVVPYGANAQTGADNLAVPAGANIAVSLHTYNPWSFCSTTAPNYLTWDGSMDYLPDGDVDNGYNLFTSKGIPVIWTEFGATVKPYNGGDNSDQVAAYESHIASYAAQHGQKVVVWDNGYTGTGDDQFGLMNRNTAQWQRPNIVNAIQAAAG, from the coding sequence ATGGCAAAGACAGCGGCGTCGGCATCCGGCACGATCGTCGGCCAGCAGAGTGGCCGATGCGTCGACGCGCAGGGCGCCGGTACAGCGAACGGCACCGTGGTCCAGCTCTACGACTGCAACGGCACCGGCGCGCAGCAGTGGCAGGCGCGGTCGGACGGGTCGATCCTGAACCCGAACTCCAGCCGCTGCCTCGACGTGACCGGCGCCGGCACCGCGAACGGCACCCGCGTCCAGCTCTACGACTGCAACGGCACCGGCGCTCAGCGGTGGACCGTCAACTCCAACGGCACCGTCACGAACGCCAACTCGGGCCGCTGTCTCGACGCGAACGGCGCCGCGAACGGCTCCTACCTCCAGATCTGGGACTGCACCGGCGGGGCGAACCAGAAATGGACGGTGAACGGCACCGGTGGTGGCGGTGGCGGCGGCTTCTGGTCGCAGATCCACGCCGGCTGGAACCTCGGCAACTCCTTCGACACCAGCTGCGACGAGACCTGCTGGGGCAACCCGGCGACGACCAAGCCGATGATCGACCTGATCTCGACCAAGTTCAACTACCTGCGCATCCCCGTGACCTGGTACCCGCATTTGACCAGCGGCGCCCCGAACTACACCGTCGACCCGAACTTCCTGGCCCGCCTCAAGCAGGTCGTGGACTGGGCGATCAGCGACAACATGTACGTCGACGTCAACATCCACCACGACGGCGGCGGCGGGAACTGGCTGGTCCCGAGCACCGCGGGCATGGCCACCACCGAACCGGAGTTCATCGCGCTCTGGCGCCAGATCGCGGGCTACTTCAACGGCGAGGGCGACCACCTGCTGTTCGAGGCGATGAACGAGCCCCAGGACGCCAACGGCGGCAACCGCTACGGCGGCGGCACGTCGGACAACTGGGGGCCGATCAACACCCTGAACCAGGACTTCGTCAACACGGTCCGAGCGGTCGGCGGCAACGACGCCACCCGCTGGCTGATCGTGGTCCCCTACGGCGCCAACGCCCAGACCGGCGCGGACAACCTCGCGGTACCGGCCGGCGCGAACATCGCGGTGTCGCTGCACACGTACAACCCCTGGTCCTTCTGCTCCACCACCGCCCCGAACTACCTGACCTGGGACGGCTCGATGGACTACCTGCCCGACGGCGACGTGGACAACGGCTACAACCTGTTCACCAGCAAGGGCATCCCGGTGATCTGGACCGAATTCGGCGCCACTGTGAAGCCCTACAACGGCGGCGACAACTCCGACCAGGTAGCCGCCTACGAGTCCCACATCGCCTCCTACGCCGCTCAGCACGGCCAGAAGGTCGTGGTCTGGGACAACGGCTACACCGGCACCGGTGACGACCAGTTCGGGCTGATGAACCGCAACACGGCTCAGTGGCAACGGCCGAACATCGTCAACGCGATCCAGGCCGCGGCCGGCTGA
- a CDS encoding TetR/AcrR family transcriptional regulator, with the protein MAEAAARPRRTRSRLPAAQRRQQIMEATCELIADCGFWGLSMQDVADRCGLTVPGLLHYVGSKVGLLVAVLEHRDREDAKALRVHLGVDEEHVPDEWSDGGPEGVDLRRLCAATMRRNAGQPEIVRLFAVLAVESLNPGHPAHDYFAARQARVVSSFAALAKELTDRPELLARQIVSMMDGVQLQWLRDPGTIDLVQEWEAAAEALFGRL; encoded by the coding sequence GTGGCTGAGGCGGCGGCGAGACCCCGGCGGACCCGGTCTCGGCTGCCGGCGGCCCAGCGTCGGCAGCAGATCATGGAGGCGACCTGCGAGCTGATCGCCGACTGCGGCTTCTGGGGCCTGTCCATGCAGGACGTCGCCGATCGGTGCGGGCTGACCGTCCCGGGCCTTCTGCACTACGTGGGGTCCAAGGTCGGGCTGCTCGTCGCGGTCCTGGAGCACCGCGACCGCGAGGACGCCAAGGCGCTGCGCGTGCACCTCGGCGTCGACGAGGAGCACGTGCCCGACGAGTGGTCCGACGGCGGCCCCGAAGGCGTCGATCTGCGTCGGTTGTGTGCGGCGACGATGCGCCGGAACGCCGGGCAGCCCGAGATCGTGCGGCTGTTCGCGGTGCTGGCGGTCGAGTCGCTGAACCCGGGCCATCCGGCCCACGACTACTTCGCCGCGCGCCAGGCGCGGGTGGTCTCCTCGTTCGCCGCGCTCGCCAAGGAGCTGACGGACCGGCCGGAACTGCTCGCGCGCCAGATCGTGTCCATGATGGACGGCGTGCAGCTGCAATGGCTCCGCGACCCCGGGACCATCGATTTGGTCCAGGAGTGGGAAGCCGCCGCCGAGGCGCTCTTCGGTCGGCTCTGA